One Gemmatimonadota bacterium DNA segment encodes these proteins:
- a CDS encoding Mrp/NBP35 family ATP-binding protein, with the protein MAHEVTMRDVVDRLKQIMYPGFDRDIVSFGLVKNVQASDGHVAFSLAFSTQDESMRRQITLTAKEAVERMPGVQDVQITGPPPGQSATAQGHAGGPAGQPGQPGKIELPGVKTIVAVASGKGGVGKSTVSVNLSVALADAGASVGLLDADIYGPSIPTMMGVKDQPGVVGQKILPMIAHDIKMMSFGFLIPEDQSVTWRGPMVHQAVQQLLRDVLWGELDCLVIDMPPGTGDAHLTLTQSVPLTGGLVVTTPQDVALIDARRGVAMFQQVNVPILGIVENMSYFNCPHCGERTDIFTTGGGKRASEALGVPFVGELPIDPAVCLAGDQGTPIVRREPDSQQTEAFRQVAETLRASIGV; encoded by the coding sequence ATGGCCCATGAAGTGACCATGCGGGACGTTGTGGACCGATTGAAGCAGATCATGTACCCGGGATTCGACCGCGACATCGTCTCCTTCGGCCTGGTCAAGAACGTGCAGGCCTCCGACGGTCACGTGGCCTTCAGCCTGGCGTTTTCCACACAGGACGAATCCATGCGGCGCCAGATCACCCTGACGGCCAAAGAAGCGGTGGAACGCATGCCCGGAGTGCAGGACGTGCAGATCACCGGACCGCCGCCGGGACAATCGGCTACGGCCCAGGGGCACGCGGGCGGGCCGGCGGGGCAGCCCGGACAGCCCGGGAAAATCGAATTGCCGGGAGTCAAGACCATCGTGGCGGTAGCCAGCGGCAAGGGCGGCGTGGGCAAATCCACGGTCTCGGTGAACCTGTCCGTAGCCCTGGCCGACGCCGGTGCGAGCGTGGGCCTGCTCGACGCCGACATATATGGTCCCAGCATCCCGACCATGATGGGCGTGAAGGACCAGCCCGGCGTGGTGGGGCAGAAGATCCTGCCCATGATCGCCCACGACATAAAAATGATGTCCTTCGGATTCCTGATACCCGAAGACCAGTCGGTCACCTGGCGGGGTCCCATGGTCCACCAGGCCGTGCAGCAACTCTTGCGCGACGTCCTGTGGGGAGAACTGGACTGCCTCGTCATCGACATGCCCCCGGGTACGGGGGACGCGCACCTGACGCTGACCCAGTCCGTGCCGCTGACCGGCGGCCTGGTGGTGACGACGCCGCAGGACGTGGCCCTGATCGATGCGCGGCGCGGCGTGGCCATGTTCCAGCAGGTGAACGTGCCCATACTCGGCATCGTCGAAAACATGAGCTATTTCAACTGTCCCCACTGCGGCGAGCGCACGGATATCTTCACGACGGGCGGAGGCAAGCGGGCCAGCGAGGCGCTGGGCGTGCCCTTCGTCGGCGAGCTGCCCATCGATCCGGCGGTCTGCCTGGCGGGCGACCAGGGCACGCCGATCGTCCGACGGGAACCGGACTCGCAGCAGACGGAAGCCTTCCGCCAGGTGGCGGAGACGCTGCGGGCGTCGATCGGGGTGTGA